The DNA region TCGACCTTTGACCTATTCGAAACAATTTTCTCGTACactttttaaattcttttgcATGTGATGGCCAACATAACTTAGCTAATATGTGATGTCCTTTATAAGTTGCGTAAATTAGAGGCGAACTTTTAAAATAATCGTGCATGTCGATTTAGAACCAGTTCAGATTAGCTAATTAAGATAACGATAGACATCAAGTGTTGAATAGGGGCGTATATGGAGTGCAAGATATGGATccatataacttaataatttTGACTCAAATCTTGTAAATATGTATtagaaaatttattaaataagtaCGAATAATTGATTTCGAACCTAGTAACAAATCAACATACTTTTAAGTATTAAAACTGATTTTATAGATAAGTACGCGTTTTGATAGAACAGTTGAAACATACCATAAGCATCTAGTGATTTGACAAAAGACattgattgaatttttttttttgttaaaatatcTGGAATGACCCGAAACACACTTTCAAGTGTCAGATAAGTACATGTTTAGATAGAAATGTCCAAACATTCTATAAGCATCCAGTGATTTGACAAAAAGACTTTGATGAACATTTTTCTGTTAAAATACCTGGAATACCCTTAAACGCTAGTGAGAGTAAGTTTACCTATACTTAAAACACCCTTAACAAAACTGTAATCGGTTATTTCTGTAATAATGGCTCAATCCAAGGTCAACTAATTAAATCCACAAATCAGTCACTTTAAATTTGTCTCTCCTTTTCTTGTACAAATTCCAACATATGCTCACATTCCACAAAAAAGGTATACTACTCTTCTAgtcttcttttccttctccCAATCTTCCATCTTCCATCTtccttcaacaacaacaaactatGGTTCCAAATCCTTCtcattttttcctctctttcaccCTTCTCCTCTTTCTCCTCTCCACAAAATCATCATCGGCTCAATCCACCACAGATCTTGATCCAAACCAACTCAAAGCACTCAGATCACTAGGTGTTCCAACAGGAAAAGACCCTTGTTCTCCTTCTCACAAATCCACTATTTGTGACTCTTCAACTCCCTTTCACAATCTTATTTCCCTCAAACTTATAAACTGTTCAAATGGTGTTACATTAACTCAAACAGCTCTCAAAACTCTCTCCACTCTCCAAGACTTACAATTCATCAACTGTCCAGTTTCTCCTATTCATTTCCCCTCTGAATTTAGCTCTAATCTCAACTCCTTCACTTGTATTAACTCCCTCAAGAAACTCACAAGTGTTTGGCTTATTCGAATGCGTAATATCGTAAATTTAACTGTGTCTAATGTTCCAGTTTCTGCTAGTGGCCCTTCTATTATCTTGAATAGTATCAAGACTTTGCATACTGTTACTATTTCTCATGCAAAGCTTAAAGGTGTTCTTCCTACAAGATGGCATATGAATCTAACTTATGTTGATTTATCTGGGAATGAGCTTGAAGGGAAACTACCAACTTCTTTAACTGAGCTTGAAAATCTTGTGCATTTGaatctttcttcaaattcaCTCAATGGTACTCTACCAAATTCATTTGGCAATTTACTTAGTTTGAAAAATATGTCATTAGCTTCAAATTCTTTGTCTGGAAGTATCCCGAAAACGCTTGCTGCAATTGCTGGATTAGTTCATCTTGATCTTGGATCAAACCAATTAAATGGAACTGTTCCAAAGTTCATTTCAGATATGAAGGGATTGAAATACTTGAATCTTGAGAGGAATAATTTCAAGGGGGTTTTGCCATTCAATGCTTCTTTCATCAAGAAATTGGTTGTGTTCAAGGTTGGAGAAAATTCTAATCTTTGTTACAATCACTCCACGTTGTCTTCAAAATTGAAACTTGGCATTGCTCAGTGTGATAAACATGGATTACCACTGTCGCCGCCACCTCCTAAGGAAGATCTCAGTGATGATactgaagaagatgatgataacAGTCCACCACCTAAACATGAACATGGACCTAGTAGAGTTGTTTTTGGTGTGGCCATTGGACTTTCATCCATTGTgtttttgattattttcttgGTTTTATTGGCCAAATGTTGTAAATGAATTGAGTGTAAATTGAGACATTCTTGGTCCAGTTAGGTTAGGCAAATGTCCTTAATAggatttgaaaatttgtttattaACTGTATACTTGGATCTTGAGGGAGAGTAGAATGTAAGAGTGGTTATTTTGTCAGTGTGTGTGTGATTCTATTAGCACTATTGCTGAAGGAGAAAATCTCCATTTCAGTTATCTAAATTCTTTTGTCATTTATGTATGATCTGAAATAAGGGAATATTTGAAGGAGGAAGCTCCCATTCCTGGCATTGTTTGTAATGAATCTTTATGTCTCTATAGCTGAAAGCTCAAAAAGTATGGTAACATCTTAATACAAACTATATTAGAGCAGCTTATTGCTCTGTTATAATGGACTTTTGCCTCTTTCAGTCTTTTCCTCCTGACAATCACCATATTGGTTTTGCTTACTTTCTAATTGCAGATTTTGTAAAGCTTGTAGTCCAAGTTGCTAATAAAGTTGGGCACTATTTGTCTTGAGATTGGTTCGGCTATCAAACTAGTAGGGATCTTACAGGTGACTATCGCGGTTGTTTATTCAAGGAAAGTGACAACCACGAGTTGACTAGGTGCTTAGCCAGGAGATTTTCCAAACCCGTGTTGACGTAACAAAccacacataattaatttaaactaacagtgttaaaaatattttacatatatgacCAGTGATAATGACACACAAACAACCCCTTCCTCCCCctaaaagaggaaaaaagaaaaaagtgaggTAAAAGTACGTACcatatgaaattatggattaaATTCTCCACTAACCATTCTCTGTTTGAAATGGCCGTACTAGGATTTCTTTGCTATGTTGTCTATGTATTTCATGCTGCAGCAGATGTTGTTCCCAGTATATATTCCTTTTATGCATTGGAATTCGGGATCAGCATGCACGCAATGCACCACGAATATTTGTAATGGTTTAAAGCTTCAAATGTTCAATGATACTTTTTACCGCCTTGTTTTATTGATTTAGATGTAAGGAGGTAACTAACCAACGAATTTTGATAATTATATCTGTTGAGTGTATGATTAAGTAGTCGTGGAGTGAAGTAAATCACATGATGGATGCATCATTATTCGTAATGTTGTCTTAGTTTCGTCAACAAGTTTCCCCTTTTCATATTTTCCTTCGCAcctcctctctctctcacaGGCGGATTTAAAGTAATTTTTCTATGAGCTGTACCTATTGTTGTCAGCTCGaacatctacaacaacaacaacatacccagtgaaattccACAAAGTAGATCAGCTCAAACATCTATACATATCTAATTATACAACGTATTTTGAACTTGCTGGCTCTAAATTTAGAATCCATCTCTGTAACCATGTTCTTCTAGGTCTTGTTGACTTTTGCCATGTGGAGCTCTATTCCTCACGTGATTCCTCTAGTTCCTAATCCTCCTATTAATATACAAAATCATTGCCGTCTACTTTAGCAAAAGACGAATTTGACAGTCAAATGTGGTAGATTCAATTTTTAGGTTTTAACAGTGAGCTAattatacttttaaaattatgtgCTCTGTATTTAGAATTCCGAGTTTAGTTGAATTCAGTAGTTATATGCAACATACATCTCTACAACAAATGCATGCAGGCATATACCAAGTGATTGACAaacaaaaatatgaaatttgaaCTCTGCTCgtcttattttttaaaccagCTCATATTGGACTCTACTGAAGTATTTAAATGAACTAGCTTGCGTGTACGTTTTAACTTCatttgtttatgtttatattctCAGAGAATACCTAATACTATAGTCTTCTCAATCTTAAGAGATTTGATTTATCagttccttattttttattaattatccaTGTCGGCATACGTAGAGATATATGATACTTGATGCTATGAGCTGCGAGCTATATATAAGATTTAATCATAGCCTCTCTGTTAGCATGGAACTAATAATGAAAGGATCAATTTGTCAGCTTTACCGTTCAtgtgttggtttttttttttaatcccagTCTTAGTACATAGAGAACATGCTCCTCCTGATTCTTTCAGATTTTTAATTCGGATAAAGCATAATGTATTACTTCACAAAGGGTCAAGAAATGCTTTAGAGACCTGTCTAAATTATGGAACTCATATCTCCTATGTTGGATAATGAAGGAAGAGAAATTGAACTCTACCACCTTTatcaccttctttttttttttttttttttttagctaataataataataataataatccctaAACCAAATCCAATACTCATAATCTCACAGCAGTAACAATAGAAGATTAACGGTAAGATTTCTGGAACCTAGAACGAGCACCACGACCACCAAACTTCTTAGGCTCACATCTTCTAGGATCAGCAACAAGCAAAGTCCTATTATATCTCACCAAAATATCCTTAATCTCCTTCTTACTCTGTTCATCAACATACTTCTGATAAAACGCAACTAACGCTTTCGCAATACTCTGACGTATAGCATAGATCTGTGAAGTATGACCTCCTCCTTTAACACGAATCCTCATATCTACACCAGCAAAACGGTGTCTCCCTAAAAGCAGAATTGGTTCAACAGCTTTGTAACGCAGGATTTCTGGCTGGACTAGTTCAATTGGAACGCCGTTGATTTTGATTAGACCACGGCCGCGTTTGCAGTGTGTTACTGCTACTGCCGTTTTTTTGCGCCCGAAACATTGCACGGATTCTACTGTTGCCGGTGCCGCCTGCATTTTTGCTTCGTTTGGTTGATGATGACCTTTTTGCCCTTTTATCACCTTCATATTATGTATTACGAAGAAATTTATTCTCGTCATAATGCCACGACGTTGCAGTACACAAATcgattattgttgatgaaaatattgagcTTTGAAACTGTTAGTTAAACACTTCCCTTATACTCACTCCCTACCTTTTGGTGCTGCTATAGGTCACCAGACCTTTTATTTGATCAGAAACActtgaaaaatagttttgacAGCTTTTCATATACATTTTTTTACGTTATGAAAGTGTTTAAGGTAGCATACTTTTGGGTTTGATTATTGTAGGTAAAGAAGAAAAGTACAAAAATCCGAACTTGTCCATCACCTCCTTTAATTTTATCTAGTCTGTTGAATCTCAGTAATAACGCAAATAGAGACCAATAACTCGAGATCCAGCCACCTTGTAATTTACAAAGTTGAAcgctcaaaatttaaaataaaataaatggtgatattctttttatttgtcttcttttcatgtatCATTTGGAATGACCTTAtcgttttttttatttaaatagaGGGCACATGAATAAACTCACAAGACTTGTCTGTCAAAGCTAATACAGTACTAAATTTTGACTATCGATTGAACCAAATTGATTTGTTAgactcgtttttttttttttttttgttagactTTTAGCCTTGGATTGTAGGTATTAATGCATGTGGACGGTTGGATGCGGCAACATGCAAATTAATTGACAAAAGAGATCATCGCCCCCTATATCGTTTTTATAGGAAGGGGTGACTCAACGGCAGCTTTAATAACACATACATTTTAGGAGTTTAAAGTTCAAATACTCATCAAATTACTCCCTGTGTGTTTACCTTTAGTACTTGTCCACAAtggaatttatatatattttttaaataataactGAAGTGTATATTTTATTATAACACACATATTAATTAATGTGTAGTCTCAATGTACTTAATAAATGATTTGGGGATAAATAATTAGtgcaagggtaaaatagtaaaaaaaaattattatcttgATATGCTAGAGTAgataagtaaaaaaataaaagttttatTTAATGTAATGGACGGGTAAAGGAGAAAAGCAGAagtaatctttttcttttccccttctttttatGTAGAATGAGGGGTAAAATATCATGCATTGGAACACTTTTGAATTAATAAACTCTCCCCTCCCCCCTTTaaaccaactttttttttaacgaaNNNNNNNNNNNNNNNNNNNNNNNNNNNNNNNNNNNNNNNNNNNNNNNNNNNNNNNNNNNNNNNNNNNNNNNNNNNNNNNNNNNNNNNNNNNNNNNNNNNNTTTATGAGgtttttccccccttttaatTTAATGGATATTTTTAAATTGCTTTAAAATAGGAAAGAAAAATGTCTTAAAATTTATGAtattaattaagtgaataaagtttataaaatacaaaaataaatctAGCAAACCTCATATAGTTATTTTCgaataaatgagtttgaattcatggatttcttttttttggaataaacTTCACAGTATAAAGTTCATTAGCCTAATTGAGATAAATATAATTTTGcttaaaaagtatataaattatttaaaagtatttataaaaaccaatatattgcatatatataatataaaaattatgtataaaatttatcGGTTCcgtttttcttcgatttgcttttagtaaaatcaaaatcaaacaaagtaTTATCGATTTctaaaaattcaaaactaaaTCAAACCTAACCCAAGAAAATATCGATTGATTTAATCGATTTGATTTTAATTTCCGTTTTGGATTGATTTTTAACCAAACTGTGAACATCCGTCTAAAAACCACATTCCGAT from Lycium ferocissimum isolate CSIRO_LF1 chromosome 2, AGI_CSIRO_Lferr_CH_V1, whole genome shotgun sequence includes:
- the LOC132043793 gene encoding receptor-like protein 51, whose amino-acid sequence is MVPNPSHFFLSFTLLLFLLSTKSSSAQSTTDLDPNQLKALRSLGVPTGKDPCSPSHKSTICDSSTPFHNLISLKLINCSNGVTLTQTALKTLSTLQDLQFINCPVSPIHFPSEFSSNLNSFTCINSLKKLTSVWLIRMRNIVNLTVSNVPVSASGPSIILNSIKTLHTVTISHAKLKGVLPTRWHMNLTYVDLSGNELEGKLPTSLTELENLVHLNLSSNSLNGTLPNSFGNLLSLKNMSLASNSLSGSIPKTLAAIAGLVHLDLGSNQLNGTVPKFISDMKGLKYLNLERNNFKGVLPFNASFIKKLVVFKVGENSNLCYNHSTLSSKLKLGIAQCDKHGLPLSPPPPKEDLSDDTEEDDDNSPPPKHEHGPSRVVFGVAIGLSSIVFLIIFLVLLAKCCK
- the LOC132043820 gene encoding small ribosomal subunit protein uS9-like codes for the protein MQAAPATVESVQCFGRKKTAVAVTHCKRGRGLIKINGVPIELVQPEILRYKAVEPILLLGRHRFAGVDMRIRVKGGGHTSQIYAIRQSIAKALVAFYQKYVDEQSKKEIKDILVRYNRTLLVADPRRCEPKKFGGRGARSRFQKSYR